The following are from one region of the Mustela lutreola isolate mMusLut2 chromosome 7, mMusLut2.pri, whole genome shotgun sequence genome:
- the GRAMD2A gene encoding GRAM domain-containing protein 2A isoform X23, translating into MTALSRGEASEAGSILSQIPMAYGNAAQAPQNLTLSAGSKSSSPPSHCAFLSVGQAYLLGAALSDQQMRGKTASLKSSVSCSEKLARVQAPLDSSLGRVSLHWPEGLKGEEIKKCGREGTLLSKYNQQYHKLFKDIPLEEVVLKVCSCALQRDLLLQGRLYISPNWLCFHASLFGKDIKVVIPVVSVQMIKKHKMARLLPNGLAITTNTSQKYVFVSLLSRDSVYDMLRRVCTHLQPSSKKSLSVREFPEEPECESLVRAEEVLIPEMKWRKVCPASRSLSLPDNIPCIPRASMDSTDSFFPRKPPGSENDVCEEEKLEEEPRSDGKLRLWDYQLLKVIFVLICFLVMSSSYLAFRISRLEQQLCSLNWDGPVPGHR; encoded by the exons CATCCTTTCCCAGATCCCGATGGCTTATGGGAATGCTGCCCAGGCACCTCAGAATCTTACACTGTCAGCCGGGAGCAAGTCTTCGAGTCCTCCTTCCCACTGTGCTTTCTTAAGTGTGGGGCAGGCCTACCTGCTTGGTGCCGCACTAAG CGACCAACAGATGCGCGGAAAGACGGCTTCTCTGAAGAGCTCTGTGTCCTGCTCAGAGAAACTAGCCAGGGTTCAGGCACCCTTGGACTCCAG cctcggTAGGGTCAG TCTGCACTGGCCAGAGGGCTTGAAGGGTGAAGAGATAAAGAAGTGTGGCCGAGAAGGG ACACTACTGAGTAAATACAACCAACAATACCACAAGCTGTTTAAGGACATCCCCTTGGAGGAGGTGGTTCTCAAAG TGTGTTCCTGCGCCCTCCAGCGAGACCTCCTTCTCCAGGGCCGGCTCTACATCTCCCCCAACTGGCTCTGCTTCCATGCCAGCCTCTTTGGCAAGGATATAAAG GTGGTCATTCCTGTGGTGTCTGTCCAAATGATCAAAAAACACAAGATGGCGCGGCTTCTTCCCAATGGCCTGGCCATCACCACCAACACCAGCCAGAAG tACGTCTTTGTGTCACTGCTTTCCCGGGACAGTGTATATGATATGCTGAGGAGGGTCTGCACACACCTCCAG CCTTCCAGCAAGAAGAGCCTGAGTGTAAGAGAATTTCCAGAGGAACCTGAGTGCGAGTCCCTGGTGAGAGCTGAG GAAGTCCTCATCCCTGAGATGAAGTGGAGAAAAGTGTGCCCTGCCTCCAGGTCCCTGTCCCTCCCAGACAACATCCCTTGTATCCCTCGGGCATCCATGGACTCCACGGACAGCTTCTTTCCCAGGAAGCCTCCTGGGTCTG AGAATGACGTCTGTGAGgaggagaagctggaggaggagccCAGGAGTGACGGGAAGCTGAGGCTCTGGGATTATCAGCTCCTCAAGGTCATCTTTGTGCT gATCTGCTTCTTGGTCATGTCCTCATCCTATCTGGCATTCCGCATCTCCCGGCTGGAACAGCAGTTATGCTCCCTGAATTGGGACGGCCCGGTCCCTGGGCACAG GTAA
- the GRAMD2A gene encoding GRAM domain-containing protein 2A isoform X27: MTALSRGEASEAGSDQQMRGKTASLKSSVSCSEKLARVQAPLDSSLHWPEGLKGEEIKKCGREGTLLSKYNQQYHKLFKDIPLEEVVLKVCSCALQRDLLLQGRLYISPNWLCFHASLFGKDIKVVIPVVSVQMIKKHKMARLLPNGLAITTNTSQKYVFVSLLSRDSVYDMLRRVCTHLQPSSKKSLSVREFPEEPECESLVRAEEVLIPEMKWRKVCPASRSLSLPDNIPCIPRASMDSTDSFFPRKPPGSENDVCEEEKLEEEPRSDGKLRLWDYQLLKVIFVLICFLVMSSSYLAFRISRLEQQLCSLNWDGPVPGHR, translated from the exons CGACCAACAGATGCGCGGAAAGACGGCTTCTCTGAAGAGCTCTGTGTCCTGCTCAGAGAAACTAGCCAGGGTTCAGGCACCCTTGGACTCCAG TCTGCACTGGCCAGAGGGCTTGAAGGGTGAAGAGATAAAGAAGTGTGGCCGAGAAGGG ACACTACTGAGTAAATACAACCAACAATACCACAAGCTGTTTAAGGACATCCCCTTGGAGGAGGTGGTTCTCAAAG TGTGTTCCTGCGCCCTCCAGCGAGACCTCCTTCTCCAGGGCCGGCTCTACATCTCCCCCAACTGGCTCTGCTTCCATGCCAGCCTCTTTGGCAAGGATATAAAG GTGGTCATTCCTGTGGTGTCTGTCCAAATGATCAAAAAACACAAGATGGCGCGGCTTCTTCCCAATGGCCTGGCCATCACCACCAACACCAGCCAGAAG tACGTCTTTGTGTCACTGCTTTCCCGGGACAGTGTATATGATATGCTGAGGAGGGTCTGCACACACCTCCAG CCTTCCAGCAAGAAGAGCCTGAGTGTAAGAGAATTTCCAGAGGAACCTGAGTGCGAGTCCCTGGTGAGAGCTGAG GAAGTCCTCATCCCTGAGATGAAGTGGAGAAAAGTGTGCCCTGCCTCCAGGTCCCTGTCCCTCCCAGACAACATCCCTTGTATCCCTCGGGCATCCATGGACTCCACGGACAGCTTCTTTCCCAGGAAGCCTCCTGGGTCTG AGAATGACGTCTGTGAGgaggagaagctggaggaggagccCAGGAGTGACGGGAAGCTGAGGCTCTGGGATTATCAGCTCCTCAAGGTCATCTTTGTGCT gATCTGCTTCTTGGTCATGTCCTCATCCTATCTGGCATTCCGCATCTCCCGGCTGGAACAGCAGTTATGCTCCCTGAATTGGGACGGCCCGGTCCCTGGGCACAG GTAA
- the GRAMD2A gene encoding GRAM domain-containing protein 2A isoform X22, giving the protein MTALSRGEASEAGSSSALLRPPVLSILSQIPMAYGNAAQAPQNLTLSAGSKSSSPPSHCAFLSVGQAYLLGAALSDQQMRGKTASLKSSVSCSEKLARVQAPLDSSLGRVSLHWPEGLKGEEIKKCGREGTLLSKYNQQYHKLFKDIPLEEVVLKVCSCALQRDLLLQGRLYISPNWLCFHASLFGKDIKVVIPVVSVQMIKKHKMARLLPNGLAITTNTSQKYVFVSLLSRDSVYDMLRRVCTHLQPSSKKSLSVREFPEEPECESLVRAEEVLIPEMKWRKVCPASRSLSLPDNIPCIPRASMDSTDSFFPRKPPGSENDVCEEEKLEEEPRSDGKLRLWDYQLLKVIFVLICFLVMSSSYLAFRISRLEQQLCSLNWDGPVPGHR; this is encoded by the exons CTCCTCAGCTCTGCTTCGGCCTCCTGTGCTCAGCATCCTTTCCCAGATCCCGATGGCTTATGGGAATGCTGCCCAGGCACCTCAGAATCTTACACTGTCAGCCGGGAGCAAGTCTTCGAGTCCTCCTTCCCACTGTGCTTTCTTAAGTGTGGGGCAGGCCTACCTGCTTGGTGCCGCACTAAG CGACCAACAGATGCGCGGAAAGACGGCTTCTCTGAAGAGCTCTGTGTCCTGCTCAGAGAAACTAGCCAGGGTTCAGGCACCCTTGGACTCCAG cctcggTAGGGTCAG TCTGCACTGGCCAGAGGGCTTGAAGGGTGAAGAGATAAAGAAGTGTGGCCGAGAAGGG ACACTACTGAGTAAATACAACCAACAATACCACAAGCTGTTTAAGGACATCCCCTTGGAGGAGGTGGTTCTCAAAG TGTGTTCCTGCGCCCTCCAGCGAGACCTCCTTCTCCAGGGCCGGCTCTACATCTCCCCCAACTGGCTCTGCTTCCATGCCAGCCTCTTTGGCAAGGATATAAAG GTGGTCATTCCTGTGGTGTCTGTCCAAATGATCAAAAAACACAAGATGGCGCGGCTTCTTCCCAATGGCCTGGCCATCACCACCAACACCAGCCAGAAG tACGTCTTTGTGTCACTGCTTTCCCGGGACAGTGTATATGATATGCTGAGGAGGGTCTGCACACACCTCCAG CCTTCCAGCAAGAAGAGCCTGAGTGTAAGAGAATTTCCAGAGGAACCTGAGTGCGAGTCCCTGGTGAGAGCTGAG GAAGTCCTCATCCCTGAGATGAAGTGGAGAAAAGTGTGCCCTGCCTCCAGGTCCCTGTCCCTCCCAGACAACATCCCTTGTATCCCTCGGGCATCCATGGACTCCACGGACAGCTTCTTTCCCAGGAAGCCTCCTGGGTCTG AGAATGACGTCTGTGAGgaggagaagctggaggaggagccCAGGAGTGACGGGAAGCTGAGGCTCTGGGATTATCAGCTCCTCAAGGTCATCTTTGTGCT gATCTGCTTCTTGGTCATGTCCTCATCCTATCTGGCATTCCGCATCTCCCGGCTGGAACAGCAGTTATGCTCCCTGAATTGGGACGGCCCGGTCCCTGGGCACAG GTAA
- the GRAMD2A gene encoding GRAM domain-containing protein 2A isoform X26, whose product MTALSRGEASEAGSDQQMRGKTASLKSSVSCSEKLARVQAPLDSSLGRVSLHWPEGLKGEEIKKCGREGTLLSKYNQQYHKLFKDIPLEEVVLKVCSCALQRDLLLQGRLYISPNWLCFHASLFGKDIKVVIPVVSVQMIKKHKMARLLPNGLAITTNTSQKYVFVSLLSRDSVYDMLRRVCTHLQPSSKKSLSVREFPEEPECESLVRAEEVLIPEMKWRKVCPASRSLSLPDNIPCIPRASMDSTDSFFPRKPPGSENDVCEEEKLEEEPRSDGKLRLWDYQLLKVIFVLICFLVMSSSYLAFRISRLEQQLCSLNWDGPVPGHR is encoded by the exons CGACCAACAGATGCGCGGAAAGACGGCTTCTCTGAAGAGCTCTGTGTCCTGCTCAGAGAAACTAGCCAGGGTTCAGGCACCCTTGGACTCCAG cctcggTAGGGTCAG TCTGCACTGGCCAGAGGGCTTGAAGGGTGAAGAGATAAAGAAGTGTGGCCGAGAAGGG ACACTACTGAGTAAATACAACCAACAATACCACAAGCTGTTTAAGGACATCCCCTTGGAGGAGGTGGTTCTCAAAG TGTGTTCCTGCGCCCTCCAGCGAGACCTCCTTCTCCAGGGCCGGCTCTACATCTCCCCCAACTGGCTCTGCTTCCATGCCAGCCTCTTTGGCAAGGATATAAAG GTGGTCATTCCTGTGGTGTCTGTCCAAATGATCAAAAAACACAAGATGGCGCGGCTTCTTCCCAATGGCCTGGCCATCACCACCAACACCAGCCAGAAG tACGTCTTTGTGTCACTGCTTTCCCGGGACAGTGTATATGATATGCTGAGGAGGGTCTGCACACACCTCCAG CCTTCCAGCAAGAAGAGCCTGAGTGTAAGAGAATTTCCAGAGGAACCTGAGTGCGAGTCCCTGGTGAGAGCTGAG GAAGTCCTCATCCCTGAGATGAAGTGGAGAAAAGTGTGCCCTGCCTCCAGGTCCCTGTCCCTCCCAGACAACATCCCTTGTATCCCTCGGGCATCCATGGACTCCACGGACAGCTTCTTTCCCAGGAAGCCTCCTGGGTCTG AGAATGACGTCTGTGAGgaggagaagctggaggaggagccCAGGAGTGACGGGAAGCTGAGGCTCTGGGATTATCAGCTCCTCAAGGTCATCTTTGTGCT gATCTGCTTCTTGGTCATGTCCTCATCCTATCTGGCATTCCGCATCTCCCGGCTGGAACAGCAGTTATGCTCCCTGAATTGGGACGGCCCGGTCCCTGGGCACAG GTAA
- the GRAMD2A gene encoding GRAM domain-containing protein 2A isoform X24 → MDGASRAAARAPRVEERQIPMAYGNAAQAPQNLTLSAGSKSSSPPSHCAFLSVGQAYLLGAALSDQQMRGKTASLKSSVSCSEKLARVQAPLDSSLGRVSLHWPEGLKGEEIKKCGREGTLLSKYNQQYHKLFKDIPLEEVVLKVCSCALQRDLLLQGRLYISPNWLCFHASLFGKDIKVVIPVVSVQMIKKHKMARLLPNGLAITTNTSQKYVFVSLLSRDSVYDMLRRVCTHLQPSSKKSLSVREFPEEPECESLVRAEEVLIPEMKWRKVCPASRSLSLPDNIPCIPRASMDSTDSFFPRKPPGSENDVCEEEKLEEEPRSDGKLRLWDYQLLKVIFVLICFLVMSSSYLAFRISRLEQQLCSLNWDGPVPGHR, encoded by the exons ATCCCGATGGCTTATGGGAATGCTGCCCAGGCACCTCAGAATCTTACACTGTCAGCCGGGAGCAAGTCTTCGAGTCCTCCTTCCCACTGTGCTTTCTTAAGTGTGGGGCAGGCCTACCTGCTTGGTGCCGCACTAAG CGACCAACAGATGCGCGGAAAGACGGCTTCTCTGAAGAGCTCTGTGTCCTGCTCAGAGAAACTAGCCAGGGTTCAGGCACCCTTGGACTCCAG cctcggTAGGGTCAG TCTGCACTGGCCAGAGGGCTTGAAGGGTGAAGAGATAAAGAAGTGTGGCCGAGAAGGG ACACTACTGAGTAAATACAACCAACAATACCACAAGCTGTTTAAGGACATCCCCTTGGAGGAGGTGGTTCTCAAAG TGTGTTCCTGCGCCCTCCAGCGAGACCTCCTTCTCCAGGGCCGGCTCTACATCTCCCCCAACTGGCTCTGCTTCCATGCCAGCCTCTTTGGCAAGGATATAAAG GTGGTCATTCCTGTGGTGTCTGTCCAAATGATCAAAAAACACAAGATGGCGCGGCTTCTTCCCAATGGCCTGGCCATCACCACCAACACCAGCCAGAAG tACGTCTTTGTGTCACTGCTTTCCCGGGACAGTGTATATGATATGCTGAGGAGGGTCTGCACACACCTCCAG CCTTCCAGCAAGAAGAGCCTGAGTGTAAGAGAATTTCCAGAGGAACCTGAGTGCGAGTCCCTGGTGAGAGCTGAG GAAGTCCTCATCCCTGAGATGAAGTGGAGAAAAGTGTGCCCTGCCTCCAGGTCCCTGTCCCTCCCAGACAACATCCCTTGTATCCCTCGGGCATCCATGGACTCCACGGACAGCTTCTTTCCCAGGAAGCCTCCTGGGTCTG AGAATGACGTCTGTGAGgaggagaagctggaggaggagccCAGGAGTGACGGGAAGCTGAGGCTCTGGGATTATCAGCTCCTCAAGGTCATCTTTGTGCT gATCTGCTTCTTGGTCATGTCCTCATCCTATCTGGCATTCCGCATCTCCCGGCTGGAACAGCAGTTATGCTCCCTGAATTGGGACGGCCCGGTCCCTGGGCACAG GTAA
- the SENP8 gene encoding sentrin-specific protease 8 produces the protein MDPVVLSYMDSLLRQSDVSLLDPPSWLNDHIIGFAFEYFANCQFHDCSDRVCFISPEVTQFIKCTSNRAEIAMFLEPLDLPNKRVLFLAINDNSNEAAGGTHWSLLVYVQDKNSFFHYDSHSRSNSVHAKQVAEKLEAFLGRKGDKLAFVEEKAPAQQNSYDCGMYVICNTEALCQNFFRQQPESLLQLLTPTYITKKRGEWKDLIARLAKN, from the coding sequence ATGGACCCTGTAGTCTTGAGTTACATGGATAGTCTACTGCGGCAATCAGATGTCTCACTATTGGATCCTCCAAGCTGGCTCAATGACCATATCATTGGATTTGCCTTTGAGTACTTTGCCAACTGTCAGTTTCATGACTGTTCTGACCGTGTCTGCTTCATCAGCCCTGAAGTTACCCAGTTCATCAAGTGCACTAGCAACCGAGCAGAGATTGCCATGTTCCTTGAACCCCTGGACCTCCCCAacaaaagagttttatttttagccATCAATGATAATTCCAACGAGGCAGCTGGGGGAACCCATTGGAGTTTGTTGGTTTATGTCCAAgataaaaatagcttttttcACTATGATTCTCATAGCAGAAGTAACTCAGTCCATGCAAAGCAGGTAGCAGAGAAACTGGAAGCTTTCTTGGGCAGAAAAGGAGACAAACTGGCCTTTGTGGAAGAAAAAGCCCCTGCTCAACAAAACAGTTATGACTGTGGGATGTATGTGATTTGTAACACTGAGGCCTTGTGTCAGAACTTCTTTAGGCAACAGCCAGAATCACTATTGCAGCTACTCACTCCTACATACATcacaaagaaaagaggagaatggAAAGATCTCATTGCCAGACTTGCCAAAAATTAG